A genome region from bacterium includes the following:
- a CDS encoding HAD-IA family hydrolase has protein sequence MIRGVLFDLDNTLLDFMHMKRASIEAAVMSMIDAGMPVARQEAFDEIYRLYDQVGIEHQQIFNLFLRERFGDIPYKWLAAAIVAYRRARDGVMVTYPHVRSTLVELLRRGLRLAVISDAPRLNAWLRLCQLDLHHAFDPVVTFEDTGHRKPSARPFERALDMMGLKPTEVIMVGDWPERDMVGASRLGIKTVFARYGDVKGVTQSGANFEIDDIGQLLQVLDRIEMDISPSESFDEPGAE, from the coding sequence GTGATCCGCGGCGTCCTCTTCGACCTCGATAACACGCTCCTCGACTTCATGCACATGAAGCGGGCTTCCATCGAGGCTGCCGTGATGTCCATGATTGATGCGGGAATGCCCGTCGCACGGCAGGAAGCGTTCGATGAAATCTACCGGCTCTACGATCAGGTCGGCATCGAGCACCAACAGATTTTCAATCTCTTCCTCCGGGAACGGTTCGGGGACATCCCGTACAAGTGGCTGGCCGCCGCGATCGTCGCCTATCGCCGCGCCCGCGATGGCGTGATGGTGACCTATCCCCACGTCCGCTCGACCCTCGTCGAGCTGCTCCGCCGGGGACTGCGGCTGGCCGTGATCAGCGATGCGCCCCGGCTGAATGCCTGGCTGCGGCTCTGCCAATTGGATCTGCATCACGCCTTCGATCCGGTGGTGACCTTCGAGGATACCGGTCATCGCAAGCCGTCGGCCCGGCCCTTCGAACGCGCCCTCGATATGATGGGCCTCAAGCCTACCGAAGTCATTATGGTCGGCGACTGGCCCGAGCGCGATATGGTGGGAGCCAGCCGGCTCGGAATTAAAACGGTTTTTGCCAGATATGGGGACGTAAAAGGCGTCACCCAGAGCGGCGCCAACTTCGAGATTGACGATATCGGCCAGCTTCTTCAGGTGCT
- a CDS encoding TPM domain-containing protein — protein MPLRGFLLCLLILTLFSATLAKSEFPQPLGYLSDFAEVVSPGVERQITAVCRELDEKTGAQIGIASFPDLGGDEIDGFTNRLFEAWSPGLKGINNGILIVDAIAERKIRIEIGYGLEPIIPDGMAGRIRRDVMTPYLSEGKHGEAYLAGVAALASIIAKEEGVTLESLSGVEVRVPRGKRRSDSLYQLIPLLFIVMAAMALARRRRNLRGGGGPWIGGGLGGGGFGGGGGFGGFGGGMSGGGGSSGGY, from the coding sequence ATGCCACTTCGTGGGTTCCTCCTCTGCCTGCTGATTCTGACCCTCTTCTCGGCAACTCTGGCCAAATCGGAGTTTCCACAGCCTCTTGGCTACCTAAGCGACTTTGCGGAAGTGGTTTCACCGGGTGTTGAGCGGCAGATCACGGCCGTCTGCCGCGAGTTGGACGAAAAGACGGGAGCTCAGATCGGGATCGCCTCGTTTCCCGATCTGGGTGGAGACGAGATTGACGGATTCACGAATCGTCTGTTTGAGGCATGGAGTCCCGGTTTGAAGGGAATCAACAACGGGATTCTGATCGTGGACGCGATTGCCGAGCGGAAAATTCGGATCGAGATCGGCTATGGACTGGAACCGATCATTCCCGATGGGATGGCGGGACGGATTCGGCGGGACGTGATGACTCCGTATCTTTCCGAGGGCAAACACGGGGAGGCCTATCTGGCGGGGGTGGCAGCTCTGGCTTCCATTATTGCCAAGGAAGAGGGGGTCACGCTCGAATCGCTGTCGGGAGTCGAGGTGCGAGTGCCGCGCGGGAAACGGCGAAGCGATTCGCTCTATCAACTGATTCCGCTCTTGTTTATCGTCATGGCGGCGATGGCTCTCGCGCGCAGGCGACGAAATCTGCGTGGGGGAGGCGGGCCGTGGATCGGCGGCGGTCTGGGAGGCGGAGGCTTCGGCGGCGGCGGCGGATTCGGTGGATTCGGCGGAGGCATGTCGGGCGGCGGCGGCAGCAGCGGAGGATACTGA